The following are encoded together in the Nitrospirota bacterium genome:
- a CDS encoding inorganic phosphate transporter has translation MELSVLTFSLVLVLAFANGTNDVSKAIATLVGSGITSYRTAIAWGTLWTMIGAATAAFVASAMVKTFSSGLIQPDLAIPSS, from the coding sequence ATGGAACTCTCCGTCCTCACATTCTCGCTGGTCCTTGTCCTGGCCTTTGCCAATGGCACGAATGACGTGTCGAAGGCTATCGCGACGCTGGTAGGCAGCGGCATCACGAGCTATCGGACTGCCATCGCTTGGGGAACGTTGTGGACGATGATCGGAGCGGCCACTGCGGCGTTCGTGGCCAGCGCGATGGTCAAGACGTTCAGCAGCGGCCTCATCCAACCGGACCTCGCCATCCCGTCATCAC